Genomic DNA from Gimesia aquarii:
GAATGTGTTTTTGGTGTTCTGGCGTTAGAAAGCGAACCAGTAGATCCTCGCCTCTAAATAATGTTCTAATTTAGCCGGCTTGGTGAGTTTGAGAGGAATGAAAGAAAATGAATAAGCGAGTGCATACTCATTCTAATATGATTTATTCAGAGGGTACACAGGTTGTCACATTACGCGATGTGATCGGTCAAAACGGTCGTATTCTGCACCCGCGCGGTTCAGTGGGTGTGGTCGTTCGCGCACCGAGAGATATTGAGCACTCTTATCGGATTCGATTTCTGGATGGAGCCGAAGAAGCACTCAAGCCCTCGGAATTGACACTACTCGCCCGGTTCAAGGAAGGAGAGATCGGTGATAGTGAGATTACGACAGGTAGAAGTGATCTGTTTGAGCGCGTGATCTTCCAATGTATTATCGGCTCACGGGCCTTCGGTTTAGATGATGACCAGTCTGATACTGACTACCGAGGTGTCTATCTTCCACCGGCCGAACTGCATTGGTCTTTATACAGCGTACCGGAACAACTGGATTGCCACGAAACTCAGGAAACGTATTGGGAAATCCAAAAGTTTCTCGTATTGGCATTAAAGGCGAACCCGAATGTATTGGAATGCCTCTATACACCACTTGTAGAAAAGCTGACACCACTCGGTGAAGAACTACTTGCGATGAAGGAGATATTTCTTTCCCGTTTGGTTTACCAGACCTACAACGGTTACGTCATGTCGCAGTTTAAAAAAATGCAGACCGACATCAAAAATCAGGGGCAGGTCAAATGGA
This window encodes:
- a CDS encoding nucleotidyltransferase domain-containing protein; amino-acid sequence: MNKRVHTHSNMIYSEGTQVVTLRDVIGQNGRILHPRGSVGVVVRAPRDIEHSYRIRFLDGAEEALKPSELTLLARFKEGEIGDSEITTGRSDLFERVIFQCIIGSRAFGLDDDQSDTDYRGVYLPPAELHWSLYSVPEQLDCHETQETYWEIQKFLVLALKANPNVLECLYTPLVEKLTPLGEELLAMKEIFLSRLVYQTYNGYVMSQFKKMQTDIKNQGQVKWKHVMHLIRLLISGIKVLREGFVVVDAGEYREQLLAIKRGEVPWNETEKWRKSLHQEFDAALSKTILPDRPNYEQANEFLIKARRAAILEELP